A stretch of the Poseidonibacter antarcticus genome encodes the following:
- the mobB gene encoding molybdopterin-guanine dinucleotide biosynthesis protein B has product MKTKRLAVAFSGPSNSGKTTAIVKISNILQDSGFKVCIIKHDPKDKAMFDRVGKDSYKFGETGADVAVVSPNKTTLMKKETSSIEELIYLFNDFDYLLVEGLKTLDLPRISIFRNSIDKTYLKFTHAIACDETINNDDIPSSIDKLNLNSPEDIIIWIDKNAKRV; this is encoded by the coding sequence ATGAAAACAAAAAGATTGGCAGTTGCCTTTTCTGGACCATCAAATAGTGGCAAAACTACAGCAATTGTTAAAATATCAAATATTTTACAAGATAGTGGCTTTAAAGTTTGTATCATAAAACACGATCCAAAAGATAAAGCTATGTTTGACAGAGTGGGAAAAGATTCATATAAATTTGGAGAGACAGGTGCAGATGTTGCTGTTGTATCTCCAAATAAAACTACATTAATGAAAAAAGAAACTTCTTCAATAGAAGAGTTAATTTATTTATTTAATGACTTTGATTACTTGTTAGTTGAAGGCTTAAAAACATTAGATTTACCAAGAATTTCTATTTTTAGAAATAGCATAGACAAAACGTATTTAAAATTCACACATGCAATTGCATGTGATGAAACAATAAATAATGATGATATTCCATCATCAATTGATAAATTAAATTTAAACTCTCCAGAAGATATAATTATCTG